In a single window of the Streptomyces sp. NBC_00285 genome:
- a CDS encoding cold-shock protein, translating to MAQGTVKWFNAEKGYGFIAVDGGADVFVHYSAIQMDGYRTLEEGQRVEFEISQGQKGPQADMVRLATG from the coding sequence ATGGCTCAGGGCACCGTCAAGTGGTTCAACGCGGAGAAGGGGTACGGCTTCATCGCGGTCGACGGTGGTGCGGATGTATTCGTCCACTACAGCGCGATCCAGATGGACGGTTACCGCACCCTTGAAGAGGGCCAGCGGGTCGAATTCGAGATCTCGCAGGGTCAGAAGGGGCCGCAGGCGGACATGGTTCGTCTCGCGACAGGCTGA
- a CDS encoding MoaD/ThiS family protein, translated as MSVSVRIPTILRTYTGGQAEVQAEGTTLAEVIADLEKNHTGIAARVLDDQGKLRRFVNVYVNDDDVRFEQGLETTTPDGAGVSIIPAVAGG; from the coding sequence ATGAGCGTTTCCGTCCGCATCCCCACCATCCTGCGTACCTACACCGGCGGACAGGCCGAGGTGCAGGCCGAGGGTACGACCCTCGCCGAGGTCATCGCGGATCTGGAGAAGAACCACACCGGTATCGCGGCCCGCGTCCTGGACGACCAGGGCAAGCTGCGGCGGTTCGTCAATGTGTACGTGAACGACGACGACGTGCGGTTCGAGCAGGGCCTGGAGACGACGACGCCCGACGGGGCCGGCGTCTCCATCATTCCGGCCGTCGCCGGAGGGTGA
- the thrC gene encoding threonine synthase, producing MAAQTVASTTNPTVDLGPAAALSCRECGHRVPLGPVFACEECFGPLEIAYDFSGYDTEELRKRIEAGPANIWRYAPLLPVPADVADKPNINPGWTHLVKADNLARELGVTGGLYIKDDSGNPTHSFKDRVVAQAIEAARAFGFTTLSCSSTGNLAGAVGAAAARAGFRSCVFIPHDLEQGKVVMAAIYGGELIGIEGNYDDVNRFCSELIGDPAGEGWGFVNVNLRPYYAEGSKTLAYEICEQLGWRLPDQLVVPIASGSQLTKIDKGLQELIKLGLVEDRPYKIFGAQAEGCSPVSVAYKAGHDVVRPQKPNTIAKSLAIGNPADGPYVLDIARRTGGAVEDVNDEQVVDAIKLLARTEGIFAETAGGVTVGVAKKLIENGVLDPSLTTVVLNTGDGLKTLDAVAGTGLTATIRPNLDSFREAGLA from the coding sequence ATGGCTGCGCAGACTGTTGCAAGCACCACGAATCCCACCGTAGACCTCGGTCCCGCCGCGGCTCTGAGCTGCCGCGAGTGCGGTCACCGCGTGCCCCTCGGCCCGGTCTTCGCCTGCGAGGAGTGTTTCGGCCCGCTCGAGATCGCGTACGACTTCTCCGGCTACGACACCGAGGAGCTCCGCAAGCGGATCGAGGCGGGACCGGCGAACATCTGGCGTTACGCCCCGCTGCTGCCCGTCCCCGCGGACGTCGCGGACAAGCCCAACATCAACCCCGGCTGGACCCACCTCGTCAAGGCCGACAACCTCGCCCGCGAGCTCGGCGTCACCGGCGGCCTGTACATCAAGGACGACTCCGGCAACCCGACGCACTCCTTCAAGGACCGCGTCGTCGCGCAGGCCATCGAGGCCGCTCGCGCCTTCGGCTTCACCACCCTGTCCTGCTCCTCCACCGGCAATCTCGCCGGTGCGGTCGGCGCCGCCGCGGCGCGGGCCGGCTTCCGCTCCTGCGTGTTCATCCCGCACGACCTGGAGCAGGGCAAGGTCGTCATGGCCGCGATCTACGGCGGCGAGCTCATCGGCATCGAGGGCAACTACGACGACGTGAACCGCTTCTGCTCCGAGCTGATCGGCGACCCGGCCGGCGAGGGCTGGGGCTTCGTCAACGTCAACCTGCGGCCGTACTACGCGGAGGGGTCCAAGACCCTGGCGTACGAGATCTGCGAGCAGCTCGGCTGGCGGCTGCCCGACCAGCTCGTGGTCCCCATCGCCTCCGGCTCGCAGCTCACGAAGATCGACAAGGGGCTCCAGGAGCTGATCAAGCTCGGGCTCGTCGAGGACCGGCCGTACAAGATCTTCGGCGCCCAGGCCGAGGGATGCTCGCCGGTGTCCGTCGCGTACAAGGCGGGCCACGACGTCGTACGGCCGCAGAAGCCGAACACCATCGCCAAGTCCCTCGCCATCGGCAACCCGGCGGACGGCCCCTATGTGCTGGACATCGCGCGCCGTACCGGCGGTGCGGTGGAGGACGTCAATGACGAGCAGGTCGTGGACGCGATCAAGCTGCTCGCCCGCACGGAGGGCATCTTCGCGGAGACCGCCGGCGGGGTGACCGTCGGTGTCGCGAAGAAGCTCATCGAGAACGGTGTGCTGGATCCCTCGCTGACGACCGTCGTGCTGAACACCGGTGACGGTCTGAAGACGCTGGACGCGGTCGCGGGTACGGGTCTCACCGCCACGATCCGTCCCAACCTGGACTCGTTCCGCGAGGCTGGTCTCGCGTAG
- a CDS encoding glucosyl-3-phosphoglycerate synthase: MLNEVERWLATRSWSVTDRPLHRIMAAKRGTGRTVSVVLPALNEEETVGDIVSVIRHDLMQQVPLVDEIVVVDSGSTDRTSEVAAAAGARVVHRDDILPRIPAVPGKGEVLWRSLLATSGDIVCFIDADLKEFSSDFVSGIVGPLLTDPEVDLVKGMYDRPLGGAAGQGGRVTELMARPLLNMHWPQLAGFVQPLGGEYAARRSLLEQLPFPVGYGVELGMLVDSLHLVGLDALAQVDVGVRKHRHQDGQALGRMSAAIYRTAQLRLARGHMIRPSLTQFERGRDGFEPRTYSVDTEERPPMVEIAEYAKRKVA, translated from the coding sequence GTGCTGAACGAAGTCGAGCGCTGGCTGGCCACCCGTTCCTGGTCCGTGACCGATCGCCCGCTCCACAGGATCATGGCGGCGAAACGGGGCACGGGCCGCACTGTCAGCGTCGTCCTGCCCGCGCTCAACGAGGAGGAGACGGTCGGTGACATCGTCTCCGTGATCCGTCACGACCTCATGCAGCAGGTTCCGCTGGTCGACGAGATCGTCGTCGTCGACTCGGGATCGACCGACCGTACGTCCGAGGTGGCCGCCGCGGCCGGCGCGCGGGTCGTCCACCGTGACGACATCCTCCCGCGCATCCCGGCCGTGCCCGGCAAGGGCGAGGTCCTGTGGCGCTCCCTCCTCGCCACCAGCGGGGACATCGTCTGCTTCATCGACGCCGACCTGAAGGAGTTCTCCTCGGACTTCGTCTCCGGCATCGTCGGCCCGCTGCTCACCGACCCCGAGGTCGACCTGGTCAAGGGCATGTACGACCGCCCCCTGGGTGGCGCCGCCGGACAGGGCGGCCGGGTCACCGAGCTCATGGCGCGCCCGCTGCTGAACATGCACTGGCCGCAGCTGGCCGGTTTCGTACAGCCGCTGGGCGGCGAGTACGCGGCCCGCCGAAGCCTGCTGGAACAGCTCCCGTTCCCCGTCGGCTACGGCGTCGAGCTCGGCATGCTGGTGGACTCCCTGCACCTGGTGGGCCTGGACGCCCTCGCCCAGGTCGACGTGGGCGTCCGCAAGCACCGCCACCAGGACGGCCAGGCCCTGGGCCGGATGTCCGCCGCGATCTACCGCACCGCCCAGCTCCGGCTGGCCCGCGGCCATATGATCCGGCCCTCCCTCACCCAGTTCGAGCGGGGCCGGGACGGCTTCGAACCGCGCACGTACTCCGTGGACACGGAGGAACGGCCGCCGATGGTGGAGATCGCGGAGTACGCGAAGCGGAAGGTCGCGTGA
- a CDS encoding alpha,alpha-trehalose-phosphate synthase (UDP-forming): protein MASTHGAAHQVLVASNRGPVSYEVGEDGSLNAKRGGGGLVSGLSAIGPDAGALWVCSALSDGDREAVRQGVGEDGVRMLAIPADVHADAYNGIANSVLWFVHHLLYQTPLEPVFDAEFRRQWASYETYNRAFAEALAEEAAQGAAVLVQDYHLCLVPGMLRELRPDLRIAHFSHTPWAPVDYFRMLPDDIASQLLRGMLGADRLGFLTGRWADAFTACSTEFVGGLGETRIGVHGLGADADFLRERSHERDVNDRMAALREEIGEGRRTIVRVDRTELSKNIVRGLLAYRRLLESRPEWCERVVHVAFAYPSRQDLSVYRDYTAEVQRLADEINDAFGTAGWTPVVLHVKDDFARSLAAYRLADVALVNPIRDGMNLVAKEMPVVSDEGCALVLSREAGAYEELGDDAIVVNPYDVEQTATALHEALTMPAGERAERAKRLAAAATALPPAQWFLDQLNALNALDG from the coding sequence ATGGCTTCCACGCACGGCGCTGCTCACCAGGTGCTGGTCGCGTCCAATCGCGGCCCGGTCTCATACGAAGTGGGCGAGGACGGCTCGCTGAACGCCAAGCGGGGCGGCGGCGGACTCGTCTCCGGTCTGTCGGCGATCGGGCCGGACGCGGGCGCCCTGTGGGTGTGCTCGGCACTGTCCGACGGCGACCGCGAGGCGGTACGGCAGGGGGTCGGCGAGGACGGTGTCCGGATGCTCGCGATCCCGGCCGACGTGCACGCCGACGCGTACAACGGCATCGCGAACTCGGTGCTGTGGTTCGTCCACCACCTCCTCTACCAGACCCCGCTGGAGCCGGTCTTCGACGCGGAGTTCCGGCGGCAGTGGGCGTCGTACGAGACGTACAACCGCGCCTTCGCCGAGGCGCTCGCCGAGGAGGCGGCGCAGGGCGCGGCGGTCCTGGTGCAGGACTACCACCTGTGCCTGGTGCCGGGGATGCTGCGGGAGCTGCGCCCCGACCTGCGCATCGCCCACTTCTCGCACACGCCGTGGGCGCCGGTGGACTACTTCCGGATGCTGCCGGACGACATCGCGTCCCAGCTGCTGCGGGGCATGCTGGGCGCCGACCGGCTCGGCTTCCTCACCGGCCGCTGGGCGGACGCCTTCACGGCCTGCAGTACGGAGTTCGTGGGCGGACTCGGGGAAACCCGGATCGGGGTGCACGGCCTGGGCGCGGACGCGGACTTCCTGCGCGAGCGGTCGCACGAGCGGGACGTGAACGACCGGATGGCGGCGCTGCGCGAGGAGATCGGCGAGGGCCGCAGGACGATCGTGCGGGTGGACCGGACCGAGCTGTCGAAGAACATCGTGCGGGGACTGCTCGCCTACCGGCGGCTGCTGGAGTCACGGCCCGAGTGGTGCGAGCGGGTCGTGCATGTGGCGTTCGCGTATCCGTCGCGGCAGGACCTGTCGGTGTACCGGGACTACACGGCTGAGGTGCAGCGGCTGGCGGACGAGATCAACGACGCTTTCGGCACGGCCGGTTGGACCCCGGTCGTGCTGCACGTCAAGGACGACTTCGCACGTTCCCTCGCCGCGTACCGGCTGGCCGACGTGGCACTGGTCAATCCGATCCGGGACGGCATGAACCTGGTCGCGAAGGAGATGCCGGTGGTCTCCGACGAGGGGTGCGCGCTGGTGCTGTCGCGGGAGGCGGGGGCGTACGAGGAACTGGGCGACGACGCGATCGTGGTCAACCCCTACGACGTGGAACAGACGGCGACGGCACTGCACGAGGCCCTGACGATGCCCGCGGGCGAGCGGGCCGAACGCGCGAAGAGGCTGGCCGCGGCGGCGACGGCACTGCCGCCGGCGCAGTGGTTCCTGGACCAGTTGAACGCGCTGAACGCTCTGGACGGATGA